Genomic DNA from Taurinivorans muris:
CAAGTATGAGCCAAGACGGAAGAGCCGTCGGCAGAATTGAGCGGCAGCAGCCGTATCAGGGAATGGCGGTTTTTGTCGAAAACGCGCTTGCCGGTCAAACGGTTAAAGCGGAAATTCTTTCTAAAAAAAAGAATTTCATTGTTGCCCGGACTGTTGAAGTTCTTGAGCAATCGCCCTTTGCAGCAAAGGGAATTTGCATGCACCGGCAGGAATGCGGGGGCTGTTCATGGCAAAATCTAAAGTATGAAAGACAAGTTTTTGAAAAAGAGAATTTGATAAAAAATGTTTTGCGGCGGGTTGGAAAAATAGAGAATTTTGAAACTTGTTTTCATCCCCTGATTACGCCTTCGGCTGTTCAGGAGGACACGCTTTTTTACCGCAATAAAATGGAATTTGCTTTTTCTTTGCAGAATAAAAGGCTGAAACTCGGTTTACGTAAGAAAAACAGCCATGATATTGTTGAAGTTACGGATTGCAGGCTGCAAAATCCGCACGCTATGAAAATACTGGCGCTTTTGCGTACCGTTTTGAAATCGTTTCAGCACGAATTTTACCGTTATGCTGTTTTGCGGTATTTTCAAGATAAATGGACCGTTGAACTTATTACCTATCCTTTTTCCAAAAGTAACGGGCATAATGAAAAACAAAGCGTTTTAGCTTGTTATGAAGTTTTGAAGCATACTGTTTCCGGCATGGTGCACAGCGTCAGAACATCAAAAACCGATGTTGCTTACGGCGAAAACATTGTTTGTGAATACGGAGAGCCCCTGCTTTTTGAAAAATTGGCAATGCCAAAGCATACTGCGAATTTCAAGCTTGGCAACTCCGCCTTTTTTCAGGTGAATACCGCCATGGCGGAACAGCTGTACCGGGTGATTTACAATTTCGCGGCTTTGGTTTTGCCAAAGAATAGCGCCCATATTTGGGATTGTTATTGCGGCGTCGGTGCGATAGCCCTTTCGCTTGCTCCGTTAGCCGTTGAAAACAAAAAAGAATTTACTCTTGACTATATGAACGGTATTTCCGTCGCTTCGCCTGAAAAATCGTATAAAAAGCCCTTTGTGCTCGGGGTGGAAGCGGTACAAAAAGCAATTTTGCTGGCAAAAGAAAATGCCCTGTTAAATCAATGCGCATTTGCAAAATTTGAATGTTCCGCCGGCAAAGAACTGCATAAATTTTTCACCCGCTTTTCTTTGCCCAATCTCATTATTTTAGACCCGCCCCGTGCAGGTGTCGAAGATGAAGCCCTTAATGCCATTCTTGAATATTGCCCGCAATTTTTAATTCTTGTTTCCTGCAATCCTGCAACTTTGGCGCGCGATTTGGCGAAACTTGCGGAAAAGTATTCCGTAAAAGCCATACAGGGCGTTGATTTGTTTCCCCATACCCCTCATGTGGAAACGGTGGTCTTGCTCGAAAAAATTTATAAGTAGGAAGATTTGAGCTTACGTATTCTTTGCCATGAATCCTGAATGCGTTTCACAGGAATTTTCTTTTCTTGAACAAGTTCCGCAATACAGGCATGAACTTGTTCCGGAAGGTTAGGGTCGTATTTGAAATTATTGCTGAAAAGCAAAATGTCGTTGCCCGCCATGATAGCCTTATGAATGCTTTCTTTTAAGGAGTATTGTTTGACAATGGCCCCCATCTGCATGTCATCGGTAATGACGACTCCGCTGTAATTCATACGCTGGCGCAAAAGCTTCGTGATGGCGTTATAAGACAGGCTGGCGGGAACCGAGTCCAAATTTTTATGGTAAACGTGGGCTGCCATGATCATTCCGTCAAATTTCTTTTCAATGAATTTATTGTAAGGAAGAAGTTCATTGTCCTGCCAGTGCGAGGAAATATCCGTGAAGCCGGCATGAGTGTCGCTCATGGCGTTGCCATGTCCGGGAAAATGTTTGAGGGTTGGAATAATGCCGCTTTTTTTCATGGCTTTTGCATAAGCGTAGGCATGTTTGTATGTTTTCAATGCTGTTTCGTGGAAAGCCCGTTCCTTCGCACCGATAGCAGGGGATTTCGGATTATGCAAATCAACGCTCGGAGCAAAATTTAAGTTAAAACCGCATTCTTTCAATTCCTGGGCGATTTCTTTTGCTGTTTGATATGTCAATTTCTCATCATCTTTTTTCCCTAAGCTGTAAGCCGTAGGATAATTTTTAAAACCGTTTTTGCCGCTTAGACGCTGGACTTTTCCCCCTTCTTGGTCAACGCCTATCAGCAACGGATATTTGCTTGCGGAATTGAGTTCACCGATAAGGGTTTGAATTTGAGCTTTATTTGCCAAATTGTAGGGCACGATATTGCCATGCGTATAAAATAAAATAATGCCGCCTGCTTTTCCTTGCTCAAGCATTTTGCGTATTTCAACATCTTCGGCAAGACTTTGCCCGCGCATGCCGAACATGAGCATTTGCCCGATCATCGCTTCCAAATCATTATCAATTTCTTGGAATTTCATTTCGTTGTCAACCATGTTCTTTTCTTGGGCAAAACCGGAAAAAGGGAAAAACAGCGCCAAAACCATGAGCACATGCATGCAAATTCTTTTCATAACGTGTCCTGTGATGATGTTTATAAAAGCTTTCGTTTTGAGTATACTTTTTTATTGGCATTGTAAATAAACTTTTGTATACTCTCAAAGGGAGGATTTTATGAAAAATATTTTCATTTTTTTAAGTTTCGTTTTTTTGTTTCCTTTTTCCGCTTTTGCGGAAAACACGATAAAAATAGGCTCGATGCCCGCTTCCGATTCCCTTTTGCTTTACGTAGGAGTTGAAGAAAAAATTTTTGAAAAATACGGGCTGAATGTTGAAATTATTCCGTTTCAAAGTGCCATTGAACTTGGAGCCGCCATGCGGAGCGGAGCTATTGACGGGTATTTCACCTGCATTATCAATGCTGCGCTTCAACATTTAAGCGGAACACCGCAAACAATCATCGCCACTACTTCTTACGCCCGTCCGACCCAAAGGCATTTCGCCCTGGTTGTTTCCCCTAAAAAAAACATTTCAAGCTTGGAAGAACTGCGGGGAAAATCTGTTGCAATCGCAAAAGATACCATTGTCGATTTTTTGTTGACGCAGTTTTTAATAAGCAGAAATTTGAATGATACTTTTGTGGAGCGCAATGATATCCGTTCCATTGCGATGCGTTTGCAGCTTCTCATGGCGGGACAGATTGACTCCGCTCTTTTGCCGGAGCCGCTTGTTTCAACCCTTGAATCGCGAGGGGCGACGGTTTTGCTTGATGATACGAATTTGAAACTTCCTTTGGCTGTCATAAGTTTCGCTCAAAACAGACTTACGAAAGAACGGTATGATAGTTTCCGCAAAGCTCTTGATGAATGTGCTGATTTAATCAATGCCGATCCTTTGAAATATAAAGAAACGATGTTAAAATACAAATTATTGTCCCCTGATGTGAAAGATACGTATGTCATGCTCAGTTTCGACAAGAACAATACGCCGTGCCATCTTCCGACCGAACAGGAATTGGACCTGTATTTCACATGGCTTTTTGAGAGAAAGCTCATTTCAGCCAAACCAAGCGCAAACGATTTGTTGCCGCAGTTTTGACATGACTCGTACGGTTTCTTCAACTGCTGACCAATACCAAACAGGAATACATGTCCGTTCATTGTGTAAAACATTTGGGGAACAACCTGTATTGAATGAACTTTCTTTTTCCGTCTGTGCAGGGAAAAGCCTTTCCGTCATCGGAAAATCCGGCTGCGGGAAAAGTACGCTCCTGTCTGTTTTGGCGCAGTTACAGGAGTATCAGAGCGGTGTTGTGGAATTTGTCACGCCGCAAGGCAAATCTTTTATCGAAGAATATGGAAGAATGCCCAGACTTTCCTATGTATTGCAGGAATATGGGCTGTTTCCGTGGAAAAATGCCAGGGAGAACCTTATGCTTCCTTTGCAGATTGCAAAAATGGATAAGGAACGTATTCAGGAACATGTGGCGCTGATGTTGCAGGAGCTTGATTTATCGGGGCTTGAAAAACGTTATCCCTGTGAATTGTCAGGAGGGCAAAAGCAAAGGCTCGCCCTCGGACGGGCTTTGATTTCCAAGCCTGAAATCATTTTGCTTGACGAACCACTTTCCAGCGTGGACGCTATCAACCGTGAAAATTTGCAAAATTTGATCTTATCCTTATGGAAAAAATACCAATTCACTTTTGTGCTTGTGACGCACAGTGTGGGCGAAGCCGTATACTTGGGAGGAAATATTTTGTCTTTGTCGAAATTTTCTTCTGAAGATGTTTCTCAATATACCCTATATGACAATCCGTATTTTGCGGAAGAAAATATCCGCGATAAAAAAGAATATTTCGAACTCTGTAAAATTATTCATCATTCGCTGCAAGAGTAGTATGGAAAATTTAAAACAATTATGCAAATATTTGCTTACGCTTTTTGTGATTGGAGTTTTTTGGCATATCGGAGCGCTTTGCTTTGGAGAATATATTTTGCCGAAGCCTTTAAACGTTCTGTTTTTTTCTTTCGATTATTTGCGGACAAAAGAATTTTGGGGGCATTTTTTCATAAGTTCTTACAGAGTTTGCACCGCTCTTGCGATTTCTTTTTTAGCGGCTTTTCCTCTTGGTATTTATATGGGCTATAAAAAACGGTTTGACAGTTTCTTTTCTCCTTTTTTGTTTTTAACCTATCCTGTTCCTAAAATCGTTTTGCTTCCTCTTTTCTTTTTAATCTTGGGTATCGGTGATTTTTCAAGAATATTCCTTATTGTTCTGACTGTTTCCTATCAAATTATCGTTGTAACCCGCGCCAGCGTTTTGAACTTGGATAAAAAATATTTCGAATCTTTTCAATCGCTCCTGCCTTTGCATGTCAAAGGGACGCCAAAACAGCATTTTCGTATGGCAAAACTCGTGCATTTGCTCATTCCTTCCGCACTTCCTTCCGCGTTGACCGCTCTTAGGATAGCATCCGGAACAGCCATCGCCGTTTTGTTTATGGCGGAATCCTTCGCAACCCGTGAGGGGCTCGGCTTTCTTATCATGGACTCATGGGGCAGAGGGGACATGCTTCCCATGTTCATCGGCATTTTAAGCCTTTGCTTTTTAGGTGTTTTTCTTTATGAATTCTGCAATCTCATGGAAAGGCTTTTTTGCAAAGGAAATCAGCCGAATGCAAAATAAATTTATTGTCTTTCCCTGAAAATATCCGTATACTGAAAAATATTGCAAACAAAGGTGAGGAAAAAATATGGCAGTTGCTGTTGGTCAAAGGATTGAAGCCCGTTGCACACGTTGTAAAGATCTTATGGGGCATGTTGTTGTTTCAATGCTCGGTGGTGAAATTGCGAAAGTTGAATGTTGCGCTTGCGGCAGCGTGCATAAATATTATCCTCCCGCAAAGAAAAAAGAAGAAGCGCAGGCAAAGCCCGTTCGGGTAAGGGCAGGCGAAGCGCGTTCGATGGCGGTTAAGGAATCTTCCCAAAGAAGCGCTAAGATTTCCAATTTGAAAGAAAAAAGTTCCGATACGGCGAAAGTCGCCGGTTCAAAGTCCGAAAAAGCGAATTTAAAAGCCTTGGAAGAAATGCAGGCGAAATGGAAAGACAGAATGGTCAGCTATTCCGGCAATGCTAAACCGTATTCCATGGATCTTTTGGTTAAAAAGGATGATTTTGTGGAGCATGGCGTTTTCGGAGTCGGGGTTGTTGTCGAAATCTGTCCCCCGAATAAGGCGGATATTTTGTTTTCATTGGGAATAAAGAGTTTACGTTGTTTATGTGAATAATTTATTTTCCGTATTGACGGTTGCTGAAAAAATGATTATTATCTAATTGAGTGCTTACTCGGAGGATATATGTTCGTTTTAGGTAATATTTTGTTAACGGTTGCGGGAATAGCCGGTTCGCTTATCACGATATATTCGTTCGTGATTTTTATTTCCTGCATTCTTTCATGGGTCAATGCCGACCCGTATAATCCCATTGTGCGGATCATCAATACGTTAACAGAACCGGTCTTATACAGGATTAGAAAATTCTTTCCGTTCGTGATGATCGGAGGGCTTGATTTATCCCCTGTTTTGCTTATTATTTTTCTTCAGCTTTTTGACGGAATAATCATTGGCAGTCTTTATGATTTGGCAATAACCTTAAAGGTATAAAATAAACATTTTAAAGGAGTGCGCTATGCAAGCAGATGAAATTAAAAAAATTGAGGAATTGGCTAAAACTGATGCTCAAGTGAAAGAATTATATGAAAAACACTCAGAATTAAAGAAAATCATTCAAAAATTGGAAGAAAAGCCACACCGCATTCCTGCTGAAGAAGTTGAATTGAAAACTTTGAAAAAAGAAAAATTGGATGTGAAAACAAATTTATTGAGCTTAATTGAAAATAAGGCTTAAAATTATTGTAACTCTCTAAAAATATTGAACTATGTAAAAACAACACTTCTAAAAAAAAGTGTTGTTTTTTTTTATGTCTTTTGGCATAGTAACATCTTAACAATTTGGCAAATCTAATGTTTTTAATTTTTGGCTTCCGAGGTACAGTATGGAATTGACAGGTGCAGCAATATTGATGGAATGTTTGAAGCGCGAAGGGGTTGACGTTGTTTTTGGCTATCCCGGCGGAGCTGTCCTTGATTTATACCATGAAATGAGAAATCATCCTGAAATCCGCCATGTCTTGGTTCGCCATGAACAGGGAGCCGCCCATGCCGCTGACGGGTATGCGAGAGCTTCCGGCAATGTCGGGGTTTGCATTGCGACAAGCGGTCCGGGGGCTACCAATACGGTTACCGGGCTTGCGACGGCATATGCCGATTCCATTCCCATGGTGCTTATCACAGGGCAGGTGCACACCCATTTGATCGGCAATGACGCTTTTCAGGAAGTCGATATTGTCGGCATCACCCGTCCATGCACCAAGCATAATTATCTGGTGAAAGACTTGGCGCAGCTGCCAAGAATTATACGTGAAGCCTTTCATTTGGCACGTTCCGGACGTCCCGGACCTGTTTTGGTTGATTTTCCTAAAGATTTAATGACAAGAAAAACAAAGTTCATCTGGCCTGAAGAAGTGCGCATGCGTACGTATAATCCTACATACAAGCCTAATCTCAATCAGCTGCGGCGGGTTGCCGATTTGGTCTGCAAAGCGGAAAGCCCGGTTGTCATTGCAGGGGGCGGGGTGATTTCCTCCAATGCAAGCAAGCTGTTGCGCTATTTTGTTTCCACGTATCAGATACCCGTGACCTGTACGCTCATGGGGCTTGGGGCGGTAAGCACGGCGGATACGCTTTATCTCGGCATGCTTGGCATGCACGGCACGTATACGGCAAATAAAGCCGTCAGCAATGCCGATTTGATTCTTGCCGTTGGCTGCCGTTTTGATGACCGCGTCACAGGACGCTTGGATAAATTCGGCAAAAAGGCTAAAATTGTTCATATTGATATTGATCCGACCTCTATCCGCAAAAATGTCGAAGTTGACGTGCCGGTTGTCGGACATATTTATCCGGCTCTTGAGGAGTTGAGCGAAATCATGGCGACCAAGCTCGAAAATGAGCCGATAGATTTCAAAGAGAAGCACCAGTCTTGGCTGGACGTTTTGTATGGCTGGAAAAAAGCCCATCCGCTTTTTTACCATGCGCAAAAAAATGCTTTGCGTCCTCAGCAGGTTTTGGAAGCTGTACGCTATATTTTAAACGATGAATATATCATTACCACTGAAGTCGGGCAAAACCAGATGTGGGCGGCTCAATTTCTGGCGTTTAAAGAGCCGAGAACCCTTATCACTTCCGGCGGGCTTGGCACTATGGGGTATGGGCTTCCCGCCGCTATCGGGGCGCAAATAGCCTATCCCGATAAAACCGTTATCGATGTTGCGGGCGACGCTTCCATTCAAATGAACATTCAGGAACTTATGACTGCCGTGGCAAACCGTTTGCCGGTAAAAATTCTGATTTTGAACAATCAATATATGGGTATGGTCCGGCAATGGCAGGAATTTTTTTATGAGAAAAATTACGCCCATACCAATATGGAGGCGCAGCCTGATTTTGTGAAATTGGCGGAAGCTTATGGTGCTGACGGTTATAGGATTACAAATAATGATGAATTGAAAACGGTTTTGCCAAAAGCCCTCACCTCCGGCAATGCGACTATTATCGATGTTATCGTTGAACGTGAAGAAAACGTTTATCCCATGGTGCCGGCAGGTGCGTCCCTTGATGATATGCTTTTGGTTTAGGAGTTGTTATGCGCAGAGTGTTATCTATTTTAGTGGAAAATGAACCGGGGGTGCTTTCCCGTGTTGCCGGGCTTTTCAGCGGACGCGGATTTAATATTGAATCACTGAACGTCGCACCCGCTCTTGAGGAAGGTGTTTCGCATATGACCGTCACCACCTATGGGGACGAGCTGATTGTTGAACAAATCATCAAACAATTGCGCAAACTTGTCATTGTTATCAAAGTCGTTGATTTTATCGACCATACCCATGTTGAGCGGGAAATGATGCTTGTGAAAGTCAACGCGGAAGAAACGAAGCGCGAGGAAATTTTGCGTATTGTGGATATTTTCCGCTGCAAGGTTGTCGATGTCAGCATTAATGAATTTACCATAGAAGCGACGGGAACGTACGATAAGCTGCAAGCCATTCTGAATTTGCTTGGACGTTTCGGCATAAAAGAAATCGCCAGGACCGGAACGGTTGCTTTGAAACGGGCCATGCAGCTTGACTGATTCGGGTTTTGTGTGGAATTTATTGATAACGGCATTGTTTTGCGGATTGGAAAATTCCGTGAAACAGATTTATGGGTGAAACTTTTAACGCGGAATCACGGTATTACCACAGCTTTTGCTTTCGGCGGAAGCAGAAGCAGGCGGAGGTTCAGCGGGTGTTTGGACAGTTATAATACCATTGCGGCAAGAATGGCGAGTTCTAAAAACGGACAGTTTTTAAATTTGCAGGAAACGACCTTGCTGGAACAATATCAAAGACTGCGTACGGATTTCAAACGGCAGGGCATGGCGGCAAATTGCATACGGTTTGTGGAAGCGCTTGGAGTCAGTCCGGAAGACAGTGAAAAGATTTTTTTACTGACGAAATCCATGCTGCATTTGCTCAATTCCGTTGAAAACGCTTTCGCCATGCTGCCCATACTGTTTCGCCTGCGGATTGTCGCCGAGCAAGGGTATTTGCTTGATCCTAAGATTTGTCCCAAATGCGGAAAAATTTTAGAAAAAAATTCCGTATTTTTGGTTTCCGAAGGATATTTTACGTGTTTATCCTGCAAGCCTTTAGGCGCTATGGGATTAAACGCTTCAAGGGAAACACTTGACATTTTATCCGATATTCAAGAATATTCACCTGAATATTGGGTGCTGCATGCTGCAGATTCTGCAATTTTCAGAGAATTGGGAAGAATAATTGATGCCCATATCCGTTATCATGTCGGGCTGGAATGGAATGACGGTTCTTTCCGCCGAAGTTTTGCCTAGTGTGGTTTGAGATAGGGTTATTGAGGAGTTAGATATGAATTTTCAAGACGTTATTTTTACTTTGCAACAATATTGGGCGCAGCAAGGCTGTGCTGTCGTGCAGCCTTTTGATATCGAATGCGGCGCCGGTACGTTCAATCCGTCGACATTTCTCAGGGTTTTAGGACCTGAGCCTTGGAAAACCGCTTATGTTGAGCCCTCCCGCCGTCCGACGGACGGTCGCTACGGGGATAATCCGAACCGTTTGCAGCATTATTTTCAATTTCAGGTTATTTTGAAACCATCGCCTAAAAATATTCAAGAATTGTATCTTGGCAGTTTGAGGGCTTTGAACCTTGACCCTGCCAAACATGATATCCGCTTTGTTGAAGATGACTGGGAATCTCCGACTCTCGGCGCCTGGGGGCTCGGCTGGGAAGTGTGGCTCAACGGTATGGAAGTGACGCAGTTCACCTACTTCCAGCAAGTGGGCGGTATTGATTTAAGTCCGATCAGTGTTGAAATCACCTATGGATTGGAACGGTTGACCATGTATCTTCAAGGTAAGGATTCCGTATATGATATCATGTGGAATGATGAAGTGACATACGGGCAGGTATATCATCAAAACGAAGTCGAGCAATCACGCTACAATTTCGAGGAAAGCGACGCTGAAATGCATTTGCGGCATTTCAACGATTTTGAAGCTGAATGCAGCCGCCTTATCGAGCTTGGCTTGCCTCTTCCGGCATACGATTACTGCATGAAATGCTCCCATACGTTCAATTTGCTTGATGCCCGCAATGCAATTTCCATTACCGAACGAGCAGGATATATCGGCAGAGTCAGAGCGTTGGCGTCCGGAATTTCACGGCTTTATGTCGAACAGCGTAAATCTTTAAATTATCCGTTACTCAATAAAATCAATAAGTAATTTGTGAGGAAGATATGAGCCATTTTGTTTTAGAGATCGGAACCGAAGAAATCCCCGCACGTTTTTTGCAAACTACGGAAAAGGAATTGGCGGAACGTTTTACAGCCCTTTTAAAAGAAAACCGCTTGGGTTTTGAAAAAATTGAAACCCG
This window encodes:
- the ilvB gene encoding biosynthetic-type acetolactate synthase large subunit: MELTGAAILMECLKREGVDVVFGYPGGAVLDLYHEMRNHPEIRHVLVRHEQGAAHAADGYARASGNVGVCIATSGPGATNTVTGLATAYADSIPMVLITGQVHTHLIGNDAFQEVDIVGITRPCTKHNYLVKDLAQLPRIIREAFHLARSGRPGPVLVDFPKDLMTRKTKFIWPEEVRMRTYNPTYKPNLNQLRRVADLVCKAESPVVIAGGGVISSNASKLLRYFVSTYQIPVTCTLMGLGAVSTADTLYLGMLGMHGTYTANKAVSNADLILAVGCRFDDRVTGRLDKFGKKAKIVHIDIDPTSIRKNVEVDVPVVGHIYPALEELSEIMATKLENEPIDFKEKHQSWLDVLYGWKKAHPLFYHAQKNALRPQQVLEAVRYILNDEYIITTEVGQNQMWAAQFLAFKEPRTLITSGGLGTMGYGLPAAIGAQIAYPDKTVIDVAGDASIQMNIQELMTAVANRLPVKILILNNQYMGMVRQWQEFFYEKNYAHTNMEAQPDFVKLAEAYGADGYRITNNDELKTVLPKALTSGNATIIDVIVEREENVYPMVPAGASLDDMLLV
- a CDS encoding ABC transporter permease, with product MENLKQLCKYLLTLFVIGVFWHIGALCFGEYILPKPLNVLFFSFDYLRTKEFWGHFFISSYRVCTALAISFLAAFPLGIYMGYKKRFDSFFSPFLFLTYPVPKIVLLPLFFLILGIGDFSRIFLIVLTVSYQIIVVTRASVLNLDKKYFESFQSLLPLHVKGTPKQHFRMAKLVHLLIPSALPSALTALRIASGTAIAVLFMAESFATREGLGFLIMDSWGRGDMLPMFIGILSLCFLGVFLYEFCNLMERLFCKGNQPNAK
- a CDS encoding glycoside hydrolase family 3 protein; protein product: MKRICMHVLMVLALFFPFSGFAQEKNMVDNEMKFQEIDNDLEAMIGQMLMFGMRGQSLAEDVEIRKMLEQGKAGGIILFYTHGNIVPYNLANKAQIQTLIGELNSASKYPLLIGVDQEGGKVQRLSGKNGFKNYPTAYSLGKKDDEKLTYQTAKEIAQELKECGFNLNFAPSVDLHNPKSPAIGAKERAFHETALKTYKHAYAYAKAMKKSGIIPTLKHFPGHGNAMSDTHAGFTDISSHWQDNELLPYNKFIEKKFDGMIMAAHVYHKNLDSVPASLSYNAITKLLRQRMNYSGVVITDDMQMGAIVKQYSLKESIHKAIMAGNDILLFSNNFKYDPNLPEQVHACIAELVQEKKIPVKRIQDSWQRIRKLKSSYL
- a CDS encoding DUF465 domain-containing protein, which translates into the protein MQADEIKKIEELAKTDAQVKELYEKHSELKKIIQKLEEKPHRIPAEEVELKTLKKEKLDVKTNLLSLIENKA
- the glyQ gene encoding glycine--tRNA ligase subunit alpha, whose amino-acid sequence is MNFQDVIFTLQQYWAQQGCAVVQPFDIECGAGTFNPSTFLRVLGPEPWKTAYVEPSRRPTDGRYGDNPNRLQHYFQFQVILKPSPKNIQELYLGSLRALNLDPAKHDIRFVEDDWESPTLGAWGLGWEVWLNGMEVTQFTYFQQVGGIDLSPISVEITYGLERLTMYLQGKDSVYDIMWNDEVTYGQVYHQNEVEQSRYNFEESDAEMHLRHFNDFEAECSRLIELGLPLPAYDYCMKCSHTFNLLDARNAISITERAGYIGRVRALASGISRLYVEQRKSLNYPLLNKINK
- the recO gene encoding DNA repair protein RecO, translating into MEFIDNGIVLRIGKFRETDLWVKLLTRNHGITTAFAFGGSRSRRRFSGCLDSYNTIAARMASSKNGQFLNLQETTLLEQYQRLRTDFKRQGMAANCIRFVEALGVSPEDSEKIFLLTKSMLHLLNSVENAFAMLPILFRLRIVAEQGYLLDPKICPKCGKILEKNSVFLVSEGYFTCLSCKPLGAMGLNASRETLDILSDIQEYSPEYWVLHAADSAIFRELGRIIDAHIRYHVGLEWNDGSFRRSFA
- a CDS encoding ABC transporter substrate-binding protein produces the protein MKNIFIFLSFVFLFPFSAFAENTIKIGSMPASDSLLLYVGVEEKIFEKYGLNVEIIPFQSAIELGAAMRSGAIDGYFTCIINAALQHLSGTPQTIIATTSYARPTQRHFALVVSPKKNISSLEELRGKSVAIAKDTIVDFLLTQFLISRNLNDTFVERNDIRSIAMRLQLLMAGQIDSALLPEPLVSTLESRGATVLLDDTNLKLPLAVISFAQNRLTKERYDSFRKALDECADLINADPLKYKETMLKYKLLSPDVKDTYVMLSFDKNNTPCHLPTEQELDLYFTWLFERKLISAKPSANDLLPQF
- the ilvN gene encoding acetolactate synthase small subunit, whose product is MRRVLSILVENEPGVLSRVAGLFSGRGFNIESLNVAPALEEGVSHMTVTTYGDELIVEQIIKQLRKLVIVIKVVDFIDHTHVEREMMLVKVNAEETKREEILRIVDIFRCKVVDVSINEFTIEATGTYDKLQAILNLLGRFGIKEIARTGTVALKRAMQLD
- a CDS encoding class I SAM-dependent RNA methyltransferase, whose amino-acid sequence is MKEYLTLCLTSMSQDGRAVGRIERQQPYQGMAVFVENALAGQTVKAEILSKKKNFIVARTVEVLEQSPFAAKGICMHRQECGGCSWQNLKYERQVFEKENLIKNVLRRVGKIENFETCFHPLITPSAVQEDTLFYRNKMEFAFSLQNKRLKLGLRKKNSHDIVEVTDCRLQNPHAMKILALLRTVLKSFQHEFYRYAVLRYFQDKWTVELITYPFSKSNGHNEKQSVLACYEVLKHTVSGMVHSVRTSKTDVAYGENIVCEYGEPLLFEKLAMPKHTANFKLGNSAFFQVNTAMAEQLYRVIYNFAALVLPKNSAHIWDCYCGVGAIALSLAPLAVENKKEFTLDYMNGISVASPEKSYKKPFVLGVEAVQKAILLAKENALLNQCAFAKFECSAGKELHKFFTRFSLPNLIILDPPRAGVEDEALNAILEYCPQFLILVSCNPATLARDLAKLAEKYSVKAIQGVDLFPHTPHVETVVLLEKIYK
- a CDS encoding ABC transporter ATP-binding protein produces the protein MTRTVSSTADQYQTGIHVRSLCKTFGEQPVLNELSFSVCAGKSLSVIGKSGCGKSTLLSVLAQLQEYQSGVVEFVTPQGKSFIEEYGRMPRLSYVLQEYGLFPWKNARENLMLPLQIAKMDKERIQEHVALMLQELDLSGLEKRYPCELSGGQKQRLALGRALISKPEIILLDEPLSSVDAINRENLQNLILSLWKKYQFTFVLVTHSVGEAVYLGGNILSLSKFSSEDVSQYTLYDNPYFAEENIRDKKEYFELCKIIHHSLQE
- a CDS encoding YggT family protein, giving the protein MFVLGNILLTVAGIAGSLITIYSFVIFISCILSWVNADPYNPIVRIINTLTEPVLYRIRKFFPFVMIGGLDLSPVLLIIFLQLFDGIIIGSLYDLAITLKV